A genomic region of Punica granatum isolate Tunisia-2019 unplaced genomic scaffold, ASM765513v2 Contig00116, whole genome shotgun sequence contains the following coding sequences:
- the LOC116190086 gene encoding MACPF domain-containing protein CAD1 yields MKDPYLMEPQQDDSSTVAALTTTICNSIQALGRGFDVTSDIRLLYCKGAPASRLVLVEEERTRSLELPDDGGDGTIVLSTVPEHVQCSVGKGRIERTSVCSFHEMAKCFNEKSGMSGSIPLGSFNSMFNFTGSWQVDAASTKSLAMVGYFIPLYNVELTVSRLVLREEIRRAVPYSWDPASLASFIENYGTHIVTSATIGGRDVVYIRQHQSSSLSSSDIGNYIKDIEDHRFLESKNQSTAGLPKYKDKDVTVIFRRRGGDDLEQNHSKWVKTVRLAPDVINMTFTTIVSLLEGVPGIKHLARAIDLYLEYKPPIEDLQYFLDFQIARIWAPEQNNLQRKEPVCPSLQFSLMGPKLYIKPDQVTVGRKPVTGLRLSLEGSKWNRLVIHLQHLVSLPKVLQPHWDTHMAIGAPRWVGPEEQDSRWFEPIKWKNFSHVSTAPIEHTETSIGDLSGAYIITGAQLGVWDFGAKNVLHLKLLFSKVPGCTIRRSVWDHSPINLCSASRQDGSSSSNEKKEESGKLAKIVDMTEMSKGPQDIPGHWLVTGAKLGVDKGKIILRIKYSLLNY; encoded by the exons ATGAAAGATCCTTACTTGATGGAACCCCAGCAAGACGATTCCTCCACTGTTGCCGCCCTTACGACCACCATCTGCAACTCAATCCAGGCCCTGGGCCGCGGGTTCGATGTCACCTCCGACATTAGGCTTCTATACTGCAAGGGAGCTCCTGCGTCAAGGCTAGTTCTTGTTGAGGAGGAGCGCACGAGGAGCCTTGAGCTGCCCGATGATGGCGGCGATGGGACGATTGTCTTGTCGACGGTGCCCGAGCATGTTCAGTGCTCTGTGGGCAAGGGACGGATTGAGCGCACCAGTGTCTGCAGCTTCCATGAA ATGGCCAAATGTTTCAATGAGAAATCAGGCATGTCAGGATCAATACCACTTGGTAGCTTCAATTCAATGTTCAATTTCACCGGCTCTTGGCAAGTTGATGCAGCATCAACGAAATCTCTTGCGATGGTAGGGTACTTCATTCCTTTATATAATGTAGAACTGACCGTATCAAGGTTAGTTTTGAGAGAAGAAATCAGACGTGCTGTCCCTTACTCATGGGATCCCGCATCCTTGGCAAGCTTCATTGAAAATTATGGGACCCACATTGTTACTTCAGCAACAATTGGTGGAAGAGATGTCGTCTATATCAGACAGCACCAGTCATCTTCTCTGTCATCTTCAGACATTGGAAACTACATTAAGGATATCGAGGATCACCGGTTTCTCGAGTCCAAGAATCAATCGACTGCTGGCCTCCCAAAATACAAGGACAAG GATGTTACAGTAATATTCAGGAGACGAGGAGGAGATGATCTCGAGCAGAATCACTCAAAGTGGGTGAAGACTGTAAGGTTAGCGCCAGATGTAATTAACATGACATTTACAACCATTGTTTCTCTTCTTGAAGGAGTGCCTGGTATAAAGCATTTGGCCCGTGCTATTGACTTATACCTAGAGT ATAAACCACCTATCGAGGATTTACAATATTTCTTGGACTTTCAAATTGCCCGTATTTGGGCTCCTGAACAGAATAATCTGCAAAGAAAGGAGCCTGTCTGTCCATCTCTTCAGTTCAGCTTGATGGGTCCCAAGCTCTATATCAAGCCTGATCAG GTAACAGTGGGCCGCAAGCCTGTCACAGGACTAAGGCTTAGCCTTGAAGGCAGCAAATGGAATCGGCTTGTGATCCATCTGCAGCACCTTGTATCCCTCCCCAAGGTCCTCCAGCCCCATTGGGACACCCACATGGCAATTGGGGCGCCCAGGTGGGTGGGCCCTGAGGAGCAGGATAGCCGGTGGTTCGAGCCGATCAAGTGGAAGAACTTCTCCCACGTAAGCACCGCCCCAATTGAGCACACCGAAACAAGCATTGGGGACCTCTCTGGGGCCTACATCATCACTGGGGCCCAGCTCGGCGTCTGGGACTTTGGGGCCAAGAACGTGCTCCACCTCAAGCTCCTATTCTCCAAGGTCCCAGGCTGCACAATTAGGCGGTCGGTATGGGACCATAGCCCCATCAACCTATGCTCAGCTTCCAGACAGGATGGTTCTTCCTCGTCAAAcgagaaaaaggaagagagtGGGAAGCTTGCTAAGATCGTGGACATGACTGAAATGTCCAAGGGGCCGCAGGATATACCTGGACACTGGTTGGTTACGGGGGCCAAGCTTGGGGTTGACAAGGGGAAGATCATCCTCCGCATCAAGTACTCACTCTTGAACTACTGA
- the LOC116190087 gene encoding oil body-associated protein 2B-like has translation MHNSQSRDLSLISSLLAHSGKAATEVSSTTEDWRMASSDKEPGTIPQGLGGCDGGPPGRPMTVGQHMLYKGAEMMQSLKPVKQMNQHVCTFALYAHDMSRQIETHHYLTRLNQDFLQCAVYDSDDSSGRLIGVEYVVSDKIFEGLPPEEQKLWHSHAYEIKSGLWVNPRIPEMVEKPQLDNLAKTYGKFWCTWQVDRGDRLPLGAPALMMSPQAVNLGMVRPDLVQRRDDKYNISTDALRASRVEIEEPEWINPRADYWKRHGNGFVIDVKPAEMKQIAPFP, from the exons ATGCACAACTCACAGTCGAGAGATCTCTCCCTTATATCCTCTCTGCTAGCACACTCTGGAAAGGCCGCAACAGAGGTTAGTAGCACAACTGAGGACTGGAGAATGGCTTCGAGCGACAAGGAGCCGGGAACGATACCGCAGGGCCTTGGTGGTTGCGACGGGGGCCCACCAGGACGGCCGATGACGGTGGGGCAGCACATGCTCTACAAGGGTGCGGAGATGATGCAGTCGCTAAAGCCGGTAAAGCAGATGAACCAGCACGTCTGCACCTTCGCTCTCTATGCCCATGACATGAGCCGGCAGATCGAGACCCACCACTACCTTACCCGACTCAACCAGGACTTCCTCCAGTGCGCCGTCTACGACTCCGACGACTCCTCCGGCCGCCTCATCG GGGTGGAGTATGTAGTATCGGACAAGATATTCGAGGGGCTGCCCCCGGAGGAACAGAAGCTGTGGCATTCCCATGCTTACGAG ATCAAGAGTGGTTTGTGGGTGAATCCCCGAATCCCAGAGATGGTGGAGAAGCCCCAGCTCGATAATCTGGCCAAAACCTATGGCAAGTTCTGGTGCACTTGGCAGGTCGACCGAG GGGACAGGCTGCCACTTGGAGCACCGGCGCTGATGATGTCTCCGCAGGCGGTGAATCTTGGGATGGTGAGGCCCGACCTGGTGCAGAGGAGGGACGACAAGTACAACATTTCCACCGACGCCCTCAGGGCCTCGAGAGTCGAAATTGAGGAGCCTGAGTGGATCAATCCCCGGGCTGATTACTGGAAGCGACATGGAAATGGGTTCGTGATCGATGTGAAGCCTGCAGAGATGAAGCAAATCGCTCCCTTTCCTTGA